One Mycobacteriales bacterium genomic window carries:
- a CDS encoding ATP-binding cassette domain-containing protein, translating to MTLVCRGLTVSVGERTLLPATDIDLTPGSSLAVVGPSGAGKTSVLTVVAGLAPPTDGIVSLDGTDVRETGRGNIGVVTEPVLLAATLTVSENIGLPLQASGWEPEDIRERVSELMDELSLVGIADRESTRLSGGQRQRVAVARAVAPQPPLIVADEPTSELDHDSRERVVAVLHRATRAGSIVVLSTHDESVAETCGQIIRLGQ from the coding sequence GTGACGCTGGTCTGTCGGGGCCTGACCGTATCGGTCGGCGAGCGAACGTTGCTGCCGGCCACGGACATCGATTTGACACCTGGCAGCTCCCTCGCCGTCGTGGGACCCAGCGGCGCAGGCAAGACCTCGGTCCTCACCGTCGTCGCCGGACTCGCGCCTCCGACCGACGGCATCGTCTCCCTGGACGGCACCGACGTACGCGAGACCGGCCGAGGCAACATCGGTGTGGTCACCGAGCCGGTACTGCTGGCCGCAACCTTGACCGTCTCGGAGAACATCGGCCTGCCGCTGCAGGCGAGCGGCTGGGAGCCGGAGGACATCCGCGAACGGGTCAGCGAGCTGATGGATGAGCTCTCGCTGGTCGGCATCGCCGACCGTGAGTCGACCCGGCTATCGGGCGGCCAGCGCCAGCGGGTGGCCGTCGCCCGCGCGGTCGCGCCCCAACCACCGCTCATCGTCGCGGACGAGCCGACCAGCGAGCTCGACCACGACAGCCGGGAGCGCGTCGTCGCGGTCCTGCATCGGGCGACCCGAGCCGGCAGCATCGTCGTCCTGTCGACCCACGACGAGTCGGTCGCCGAGACCTGCGGTCAGATCATCCGGCTGGGACAGTAG